The Calditerrivibrio nitroreducens DSM 19672 genome window below encodes:
- a CDS encoding exopolysaccharide biosynthesis polyprenyl glycosylphosphotransferase, whose product MHERYRIISYIRFALMLLLLNVAFYISFYIRFKIYSGLYDLDSYLILLLFSNLFYITSSMIFKNYELNVPFVDSLESFKKTIKVFGLFLFFYTLFIVLIKGYMFSRIFHLYFISFLLIFTILFEFIFSLYLIPNILKNKKFLRNVLVIGSGKTAMVILEKLRSSNEYNIVGYIDNEDRSIENLGIPYRGRIDEFEKVVTDIKSQGVSLDDVFITESLEHFDDIKDFIRICEKNFVLVRFVPNLHDIFKIKNLKYDFFENIPIFTLNATNILKIECRIVKRIFDLFFSCLVLLLVLSWLIPFLWLLYKIFMPGPLFFIQDRIGKNNKIFKCYKFRTMKVDASNNKNFIPTVRDDRRVTRLGRFLRKSNIDELAQFINVFLGDMSVVGPRAHAITFQNKYKEYIEHIDIRQKVKPGITGWAQVNGFRGDHPDDEKNSEWIRKRFEYDLWYIENWSFWLDIKIILLTIYKIFRGDPNAY is encoded by the coding sequence ATGCATGAAAGATATAGGATTATTTCATATATAAGATTTGCTTTGATGCTATTGTTACTTAATGTAGCATTTTATATTTCTTTTTATATTAGATTTAAAATATATTCTGGTTTATATGATCTTGATAGTTACTTGATTCTTCTATTATTTTCGAATCTATTTTATATAACTAGCTCTATGATTTTTAAAAACTATGAGCTAAATGTTCCTTTTGTCGATAGTTTAGAAAGTTTTAAGAAAACAATTAAAGTTTTTGGCTTATTTCTGTTTTTTTACACTTTATTTATTGTCTTAATAAAGGGATACATGTTTTCAAGGATTTTTCATCTATATTTTATATCATTTCTACTAATTTTTACTATATTATTCGAATTCATTTTTAGTTTATATTTAATTCCTAATATTCTGAAAAATAAAAAATTTTTGAGAAATGTTCTTGTGATAGGTAGTGGTAAAACAGCTATGGTAATTTTGGAAAAACTAAGAAGTTCAAATGAGTATAATATAGTCGGGTATATAGATAACGAAGACAGAAGTATTGAAAATTTAGGTATACCGTATAGGGGTAGAATAGATGAATTTGAAAAGGTAGTAACTGACATCAAATCACAGGGGGTTAGTCTTGATGATGTTTTTATCACTGAATCATTGGAGCATTTTGATGATATCAAAGATTTTATAAGAATTTGTGAAAAGAATTTTGTATTAGTTAGATTTGTACCCAACTTGCACGATATTTTCAAAATAAAAAATTTGAAATATGATTTTTTTGAAAATATACCAATTTTTACTTTAAATGCCACCAATATATTGAAAATTGAATGTAGAATAGTAAAACGTATCTTTGATTTATTTTTTTCCTGTTTGGTTTTGTTATTGGTGCTATCCTGGCTAATACCTTTTCTCTGGCTATTATATAAAATCTTTATGCCAGGTCCATTATTTTTTATTCAGGATAGAATCGGTAAAAATAATAAAATATTCAAATGTTATAAGTTTAGAACAATGAAAGTCGATGCATCGAATAATAAAAATTTTATCCCCACGGTTAGGGATGATCGGAGGGTTACAAGGCTTGGCAGATTTTTAAGGAAGTCAAACATAGATGAGCTTGCTCAATTTATAAATGTCTTTTTAGGCGATATGTCTGTCGTTGGACCAAGGGCTCATGCCATCACCTTTCAAAATAAATATAAAGAGTATATAGAACATATAGATATAAGACAAAAAGTTAAACCTGGTATTACAGGTTGGGCTCAGGTTAATGGTTTTCGTGGTGACCATCCTGATGATGAAAAAAATAGTGAGTGGATAAGAAAAAGGTTTGAATACGATCTTTGGTATATAGAAAATTGGTCTTTTTGGTTGGATATTAAAATTATATTGTTAACAATTTATAAAATCTTTCGAGGAGATCCCAACGCATATTAA
- a CDS encoding glycosyltransferase family 4 protein: protein MKKALVHDWFSVYAGAEKCVESFTNIWDDFDVYSLIDFLNDRDREIILKGKKAHTSFIQKLPKAKEKYRNYLPLFPLAIEQFDLSGYDLIISSSHAVAKGVLTHQNQLHISYVHTPMRYVWDLYHQYLKESKLDRGIKGFIAKYFLHKIRIWDFITVNRVDYYIANSKYIAQRIKKVYGKESTVIYPPVDVDKFKLYEKKEDFYMTASRMVPYKKIDLIVEAFSQTNKKLIVIGTGPDMEKIKAKAGRNIELMGYQSDEVMIEMMQRAKAFVFAAEEDFGITPVEAQACGTPVICLGKGGTKETVIDMLTGVYFMEQTVGALLEAVDKFEKNSSSFDPKKIRENALRFSRDRFEREIKNFVEEKYRSFITNKENKQ from the coding sequence ATGAAAAAAGCATTGGTACACGATTGGTTTAGCGTCTATGCTGGAGCTGAGAAGTGTGTGGAGAGTTTTACAAATATTTGGGATGATTTTGATGTATATAGCTTGATAGATTTTTTAAATGATAGAGATAGAGAAATTATATTAAAAGGCAAAAAAGCTCATACAAGCTTTATTCAAAAACTCCCAAAAGCAAAAGAGAAATATAGGAACTATCTTCCGCTATTCCCACTTGCCATTGAGCAGTTTGATTTGAGTGGGTATGATTTAATAATTTCCAGTTCACATGCTGTGGCAAAAGGTGTATTAACTCATCAGAATCAATTGCATATAAGTTACGTCCATACACCTATGAGATATGTATGGGACTTGTATCATCAATATTTAAAGGAAAGTAAATTAGATAGGGGGATTAAAGGATTTATCGCAAAGTATTTTTTACACAAAATTCGTATCTGGGATTTTATCACTGTCAACAGGGTGGATTATTATATTGCAAATAGTAAATATATTGCACAACGTATAAAAAAAGTGTATGGGAAAGAAAGTACAGTTATTTATCCACCTGTGGATGTTGATAAGTTTAAGCTTTATGAAAAAAAAGAAGATTTCTATATGACTGCATCAAGAATGGTCCCTTATAAGAAGATAGATTTAATAGTGGAAGCTTTTAGTCAAACTAACAAAAAGCTAATCGTAATAGGTACTGGACCAGATATGGAAAAGATAAAAGCTAAGGCTGGAAGAAATATAGAACTAATGGGTTATCAAAGTGATGAAGTTATGATTGAAATGATGCAGAGGGCCAAAGCATTTGTATTTGCCGCCGAAGAGGACTTTGGTATAACGCCAGTAGAAGCGCAAGCATGTGGAACACCTGTGATATGTTTAGGTAAAGGCGGTACAAAAGAGACGGTTATCGATATGCTGACCGGTGTTTATTTTATGGAGCAAACCGTCGGAGCTCTTTTGGAAGCTGTAGATAAATTTGAAAAAAATAGTAGTAGTTTTGATCCCAAGAAAATAAGAGAAAATGCTCTCAGGTTTTCAAGAGATAGATTTGAGAGAGAGATAAAAAATTTTGTTGAAGAAAAGTACAGGTCTTTTATAACCAATAAAGAGAATAAACAATGA
- a CDS encoding glycosyltransferase family 4 protein: MHRSSGIGTFITNIVPFLINRYDIILMGKIDEIEKYYWSKSVKIINCISKIYSIGEQYELFYKIPESDIFWSPHYNIPILPIRSKKRVVTIHDVFHLAFYGTLSLSQKIYSKFFLSQAISRSDLIITVSKFSKQEIRKYIPTSKNIEIIYNAVDINTFKPIGDIELIDKIILKYNLPKNFILFVGNVKPHKNLKNLLLAIKKLDINLVVVGKKEGFITGDKTINDLINNNDLKNKVFFTGYVENEDLPVIYNLANLFVFPSLYEGFGIPPLEAQACGCPVICSNIASLSEVCGNSVIYFNPYDVDEMKEKIELVLRDENLQNELQTKGFENVKRFSWEESAKKIIKIFERLNP, encoded by the coding sequence ATGCACAGATCATCTGGCATTGGTACATTTATAACAAATATTGTTCCCTTCTTGATAAATAGATATGATATAATTTTAATGGGGAAAATAGATGAGATAGAGAAATATTATTGGTCTAAAAGTGTGAAAATTATAAATTGCATCTCAAAAATATATTCAATAGGAGAACAATACGAGTTGTTTTATAAAATACCAGAGAGTGATATATTCTGGTCTCCTCATTATAATATACCTATTTTACCTATAAGATCTAAAAAAAGAGTGGTAACTATACATGATGTTTTTCATTTAGCATTTTATGGCACACTAAGCTTAAGTCAGAAAATTTATTCAAAATTTTTTTTAAGTCAAGCAATAAGTAGAAGCGACTTGATAATAACAGTATCTAAATTTTCTAAGCAAGAAATTAGAAAGTATATACCAACCAGTAAAAACATAGAGATAATATATAATGCGGTTGATATTAACACTTTTAAACCTATTGGTGACATAGAATTAATTGATAAAATTATATTAAAGTACAACTTACCTAAAAATTTTATATTATTTGTTGGAAATGTTAAGCCTCATAAAAATCTAAAAAATCTGCTATTAGCTATAAAAAAATTAGATATAAATTTAGTTGTGGTTGGTAAAAAGGAAGGATTCATTACGGGAGATAAGACCATAAATGATTTAATTAATAACAATGATCTTAAAAATAAAGTTTTCTTCACTGGTTATGTTGAGAACGAAGATTTACCAGTTATATATAATTTAGCTAATCTATTCGTATTTCCATCTCTTTATGAGGGTTTCGGTATTCCTCCGCTTGAAGCACAAGCTTGCGGTTGTCCTGTTATATGCTCGAACATTGCCAGTCTTTCGGAAGTTTGTGGAAATAGTGTAATATATTTTAATCCTTACGATGTAGATGAGATGAAAGAAAAAATTGAATTAGTTTTAAGAGATGAAAATTTGCAGAATGAATTACAAACAAAAGGTTTTGAAAATGTTAAAAGATTTAGTTGGGAAGAATCAGCAAAAAAAATCATAAAAATTTTTGAGAGGTTAAATCCATAA
- a CDS encoding EpsG family protein — translation MIKKDYIDYILVIFISFFAGLKRPFSCDLIGYKWMFENYENLSLINTEPIFLLIAKIVHLFTDNYIFFFLIYEILTIILIYLSIKKIFKEPNDSYILSWFTFISFPFLFLNSFGVLLRQVLAMALFIYAILNWFDGGKKKSFLFFILSMLSHYSAIFAFFILCFTYILYHKVDFIRKNIKYILIFLIIFSILFSTYFVKLLLIINYIPLIGNIFEKYLIYFHAKEVTPVVKLLTFNFFGLLAIIFINNEGKENRDKLFRYYCMLFVVGVVLLNSTCAYGPISRMSFYYLVFIIILIPYISMCFYKYIQNINFFIYTLLLIIFLYGLFYIDPSNGNYPFLPCQSLFCEFFYNIFD, via the coding sequence TTGATAAAAAAAGATTATATAGATTATATACTTGTTATTTTTATCAGTTTTTTTGCAGGATTAAAAAGACCTTTCTCTTGTGATTTAATAGGGTATAAATGGATGTTTGAAAATTATGAAAATCTATCTTTAATAAATACAGAGCCTATATTTTTACTTATTGCTAAGATTGTACATTTATTCACTGATAATTATATATTTTTCTTTCTTATATATGAAATTCTAACCATCATATTAATATATCTATCTATAAAAAAAATTTTTAAAGAACCAAATGATAGCTATATATTATCATGGTTTACATTTATTTCTTTTCCTTTTCTTTTTTTAAATAGCTTTGGAGTTTTACTTAGACAGGTTCTCGCCATGGCTTTATTTATATATGCAATTTTGAATTGGTTTGATGGTGGCAAGAAGAAAAGTTTTTTGTTTTTTATCTTATCTATGTTATCACATTATTCTGCTATTTTTGCTTTTTTTATATTGTGCTTTACTTATATTTTATACCATAAAGTTGATTTTATTAGAAAAAATATAAAATACATATTGATATTTTTAATTATATTTTCAATATTGTTTTCAACATATTTTGTTAAATTACTTTTAATTATAAACTATATTCCACTAATTGGAAATATTTTTGAAAAATATTTGATATATTTTCACGCAAAAGAGGTCACTCCAGTTGTCAAGCTATTAACGTTTAATTTCTTTGGATTATTGGCAATAATATTTATCAATAATGAAGGTAAAGAAAATAGAGATAAATTATTTCGATACTATTGCATGTTATTTGTGGTTGGAGTAGTATTGCTTAATTCTACTTGTGCTTATGGACCTATATCAAGAATGTCTTTTTATTATTTGGTGTTCATAATCATATTAATACCATATATATCTATGTGTTTTTATAAGTATATCCAAAATATAAACTTTTTTATCTATACACTACTTTTGATTATATTTTTATATGGGCTTTTTTATATTGATCCTTCAAATGGGAACTATCCTTTTTTGCCATGCCAAAGCTTATTTTGCGAATTTTTTTATAATATTTTTGATTAA
- a CDS encoding glycosyltransferase family 2 protein — MKNPKVYIILLNYNGWADTIECLESVLRIDYPNYQVIVVDNNSPNNSMDYIKAWAEGRLDVLVNPNNPLRKLSFPPVQKPIPYLFYTREEAERGGNPEIEKQFVNPLIFIQSGFNGGFAFGNNVAIKYAFGKKDADYVLLLNNDTVVEKDFLNKLLLELFQSDRKIGITGCKIYYYDSPNKIWFNGGKFNKWTGRAIHIQKEVSNESSECNFITGSCMLIKREVLEKVGLLDESYFMYIEDLDYCYKAIKSGYKLIVAHNSEIWHKVGASNDGEFSEFATYLHGRNKLKFIFKQDNFFIKTTAIIVFFISRIFKYLRLFLNDKKTIVFSEIKGIIELFR; from the coding sequence ATGAAAAATCCTAAAGTCTACATCATCCTTCTAAACTACAATGGCTGGGCTGACACTATTGAGTGTTTGGAGAGTGTTCTTAGGATAGATTATCCAAACTATCAAGTGATAGTGGTAGATAATAATTCTCCAAATAACTCTATGGATTATATAAAAGCTTGGGCTGAAGGAAGATTGGATGTATTGGTAAATCCTAACAATCCCTTACGAAAACTCTCTTTTCCTCCAGTTCAAAAACCTATACCTTATTTATTTTATACAAGAGAAGAGGCAGAAAGAGGTGGGAATCCAGAAATAGAAAAGCAATTTGTCAACCCTCTTATATTTATACAGTCAGGTTTCAATGGTGGATTTGCTTTTGGGAATAATGTAGCAATAAAGTATGCTTTTGGGAAAAAAGATGCAGATTATGTTTTACTTTTAAATAATGATACAGTAGTAGAAAAAGATTTTTTAAATAAATTATTATTGGAATTATTTCAGTCAGATAGAAAAATAGGTATAACTGGTTGTAAAATATATTATTACGACAGTCCAAATAAAATATGGTTCAATGGAGGTAAATTTAACAAATGGACTGGTAGAGCTATTCATATTCAAAAAGAGGTTAGCAATGAATCTTCCGAATGTAATTTTATAACAGGAAGTTGTATGTTGATAAAAAGAGAAGTTTTAGAAAAAGTTGGTTTACTTGATGAAAGCTATTTTATGTATATAGAAGATTTAGATTATTGTTATAAAGCTATAAAATCTGGATATAAGTTAATTGTAGCTCATAACTCTGAAATATGGCATAAGGTTGGGGCAAGTAATGATGGTGAATTTTCAGAATTTGCAACATATTTACATGGAAGGAATAAATTAAAATTCATTTTTAAGCAGGATAATTTTTTCATAAAAACTACCGCTATAATTGTTTTTTTTATTTCCAGAATTTTTAAGTATCTGAGATTGTTTTTAAATGATAAAAAAACTATTGTTTTTTCAGAAATCAAAGGTATAATAGAACTTTTTAGGTAG
- a CDS encoding class I SAM-dependent methyltransferase: MTIKKKKLYNKEISYFSNIRYDIIKLIPKDNNNILEVGCGDGSTLLELKKEGKAKYIAGIDIIDLGQSEKLDKFILADIEMEEIDLPENYFDIVICGDVLEHLVDPWNVLKKLKKFLNNDAIIVASIPNIREIKTMLNIFVKGDFKYVEAGILDKTHLRFFCKKNILNLFEQTEFEIVKIVNNLNQKSKRYIFNLVTFGKFEEFITNQYLIVAKNKDEKS, from the coding sequence ATGACTATAAAGAAAAAGAAACTATATAACAAAGAAATTTCATACTTTTCAAATATCAGATATGATATAATAAAACTTATTCCAAAAGATAATAATAATATTCTGGAGGTTGGTTGTGGAGATGGATCGACTTTATTAGAGCTAAAAAAAGAAGGAAAAGCAAAGTACATAGCCGGAATCGATATAATAGATTTAGGACAGTCTGAAAAACTTGATAAGTTTATCTTAGCGGATATTGAAATGGAAGAAATAGATCTTCCAGAGAATTATTTTGATATTGTTATATGTGGAGATGTACTAGAGCATTTAGTAGATCCTTGGAATGTACTTAAAAAATTGAAAAAATTTTTAAATAATGATGCCATTATTGTGGCGAGTATTCCAAATATAAGAGAGATTAAGACTATGTTAAATATTTTTGTTAAAGGAGATTTTAAATACGTGGAGGCTGGTATATTAGATAAGACCCATTTGAGATTTTTTTGTAAAAAAAATATTTTGAATCTATTTGAGCAAACAGAGTTTGAAATAGTTAAGATTGTCAATAATTTAAATCAGAAATCAAAAAGATATATTTTTAATTTAGTTACTTTTGGAAAGTTTGAGGAATTTATAACAAACCAATACTTAATTGTAGCAAAAAATAAAGATGAAAAATCCTAA
- a CDS encoding flippase, translated as MMKIFNKIINTPDKKKLFSNFVSLAVLQAANYILPLVTFPYLVRVLGVEKFGLLAFATATVTYFQILTDYGFNLSATRDISIHRENKEKVQEIFSSVMVIKFGLLILSFFLLTILILSFDKFRKDWEVFVLSFGMVVGQVLFPVWFFQGMEKMKYITILNIFAKLLFTIAIFVFVKEQADYWKVPLLNSLGFIMAGVLALWIVSRDYKISFIFPSIKAVKHQLIEGWHIFISTVGINMYKQNSIFVLGIFTDDTVVGYFSIAKKIMDLVNSLNGVVSQSIYPYTMMKMSSKYIYGFLKKVGMIIALYTSIIGLILLVFSDAITKLLAGNVYYQTLLSIKLLAFVPLFIGINVPAVHILLGNKKDALFTRAVILGGLLDLLLNFLIVPFFSYIGSCTSVILTEIAVTSILYKYALEVIHYDYKEKETI; from the coding sequence ATGATGAAAATATTTAATAAAATTATAAATACTCCAGATAAAAAAAAATTATTTTCAAATTTTGTCTCTCTTGCTGTTTTGCAGGCGGCAAATTACATACTGCCACTTGTTACTTTTCCATATTTGGTTAGGGTTTTAGGAGTAGAGAAGTTTGGGCTTTTGGCTTTTGCTACTGCAACTGTAACTTACTTTCAAATACTTACTGATTATGGTTTTAATCTATCTGCAACAAGAGATATATCTATACATAGGGAAAATAAAGAAAAGGTTCAGGAGATTTTTAGCTCTGTTATGGTTATTAAGTTTGGTTTATTGATTTTAAGCTTTTTTTTACTTACAATATTGATTTTAAGTTTTGATAAGTTTAGGAAGGATTGGGAGGTATTTGTTCTGAGTTTTGGTATGGTTGTGGGGCAGGTTTTGTTTCCTGTCTGGTTTTTTCAGGGAATGGAGAAAATGAAATATATAACAATTTTAAACATTTTTGCAAAGCTTTTGTTTACCATTGCTATTTTTGTGTTTGTCAAAGAGCAAGCTGATTACTGGAAGGTTCCACTTTTAAACTCTTTAGGTTTTATAATGGCTGGGGTGTTAGCTTTATGGATTGTTTCTAGGGATTATAAGATTAGTTTCATTTTTCCAAGTATTAAAGCTGTAAAGCATCAACTTATAGAAGGCTGGCATATATTTATATCTACTGTTGGAATAAACATGTATAAGCAAAATAGTATATTTGTACTTGGCATATTTACAGATGATACTGTAGTTGGATATTTCTCTATTGCAAAAAAAATAATGGATCTAGTTAATTCCTTGAATGGTGTTGTATCTCAATCAATATATCCTTATACTATGATGAAAATGTCAAGCAAGTATATATATGGATTTTTAAAAAAAGTAGGAATGATTATAGCTTTATACACATCAATAATAGGTCTCATATTGTTAGTTTTTTCCGATGCAATAACAAAACTTTTGGCAGGAAATGTTTATTATCAAACATTACTGAGCATTAAACTACTTGCGTTTGTCCCTCTTTTTATTGGGATAAACGTCCCAGCAGTTCATATTTTATTGGGTAATAAGAAAGATGCTCTGTTTACAAGAGCGGTAATTTTAGGAGGACTTTTGGATTTATTATTAAATTTTTTGATAGTTCCTTTCTTTTCTTACATAGGCTCTTGTACTTCTGTAATTCTTACTGAAATTGCTGTGACATCTATTCTCTATAAGTATGCATTAGAGGTTATCCATTATGACTATAAAGAAAAAGAAACTATATAA
- the wecB gene encoding non-hydrolyzing UDP-N-acetylglucosamine 2-epimerase, which yields MNLKLLFIFGTRPEAIKMAPVIKEFHNNSPFDVKVCVTAQHRQMLDQVLNFFNIKPDYDLNLMRPNQSLFDITANSLIALERVLELEKPDFIFVQGDTTTAFVGALAGFYKKIKVAHIEAGLRSGNKYSPFPEEINRVLLGHIADYHFAPTEKAKENLLNENIKNNVYVVGNTVIDALHLGLKFIEENEQLKSKIEKYFTSELKIENSKLILVTGHRRENFGRYFENICFALREIAKNNKDLEIIYPVHLNPNVRDPVDRILRGTNNIHLVEPLEYPYLLWLMNKSYLVLTDSGGIQEEAPSLGKPVLVLREVTERMEGIEAGTAKLIGTDKNKIVNEVEDLLKDIYKYEKMSKAVNPYGDGNASSRIVDIIKNLTTV from the coding sequence ATGAATTTAAAACTATTATTCATCTTTGGTACTCGACCTGAAGCGATAAAGATGGCACCAGTTATAAAAGAGTTCCATAATAATAGTCCATTTGATGTGAAAGTCTGTGTGACAGCACAACATAGGCAAATGCTTGACCAAGTTTTAAATTTTTTCAACATAAAGCCTGACTATGATTTAAATTTAATGAGACCTAATCAGTCTTTATTTGATATTACAGCTAATAGTTTAATAGCTTTAGAAAGGGTTTTAGAACTTGAAAAACCAGATTTTATTTTTGTGCAGGGTGACACAACTACCGCTTTTGTTGGAGCTTTGGCTGGATTTTATAAAAAAATTAAAGTGGCTCACATTGAGGCCGGCCTTAGAAGTGGCAACAAATATTCTCCTTTTCCGGAAGAGATAAATAGAGTTTTATTGGGGCATATAGCAGATTATCATTTTGCACCTACCGAAAAAGCGAAAGAAAATCTGCTTAATGAGAATATAAAAAATAATGTTTATGTAGTCGGTAATACTGTAATAGACGCATTGCATTTAGGATTAAAATTTATTGAGGAAAACGAGCAATTAAAATCAAAAATAGAAAAATATTTTACTTCCGAATTAAAAATAGAAAATTCAAAATTAATCTTAGTTACAGGACATAGAAGAGAAAATTTTGGAAGGTATTTTGAAAATATATGTTTTGCCTTAAGAGAGATTGCTAAAAACAATAAGGATTTAGAAATAATCTATCCAGTTCACTTAAACCCTAACGTAAGAGATCCTGTAGACAGGATTTTAAGAGGTACGAATAATATTCATTTAGTTGAACCTCTTGAATATCCCTATTTATTGTGGTTGATGAATAAATCATATTTAGTTTTAACTGATAGCGGAGGTATACAGGAAGAAGCACCATCTTTAGGAAAACCAGTTTTAGTACTAAGGGAAGTGACAGAGAGAATGGAGGGGATAGAAGCTGGAACTGCAAAATTAATTGGAACAGATAAAAATAAAATAGTAAATGAAGTGGAAGATCTTCTCAAAGATATTTATAAATATGAAAAGATGTCAAAAGCTGTCAACCCTTATGGCGACGGAAATGCAAGTAGCCGTATTGTTGATATTATTAAAAATTTAACAACTGTATGA
- a CDS encoding glycosyltransferase produces MSKYEYDIIVLGPYPNESNIKDGMKQRIAAIDKIMKEKRRLYADISMKKKFFQDDEPVRLDDNLYFVQLNRLKTYKVIFSSKKIYIHSLLNIYKAMPWILFTKAEIFFDMHGIVPEEELFSGRYYKSFVLGLVQKLFFRIKKNINIIYVTQSMRDYMRRKYRFSANDFIVPVFPDNLINIEIDENKVNSVKEKFRIKDDDVVFIYSGNAQKWQNIHLMLETIKLIATNDRYKFIILTGEYEKFKNLLESYGLKSNENIFLESVLPEELSSYYKLSHYGFLLRDKHVLNNVACPTKAIEYLTYGIIPVVLEENIGDFNSFGYEYIHIDDLKKLNLEPRKSTKNIEIAVSLKEKSDIDKLERKLKASC; encoded by the coding sequence ATGAGTAAATATGAATATGATATAATAGTTTTAGGGCCATATCCAAATGAAAGTAATATTAAAGATGGAATGAAACAGCGCATTGCTGCGATTGATAAAATTATGAAAGAAAAAAGAAGGTTGTATGCTGATATTTCCATGAAAAAAAAGTTTTTTCAGGATGATGAACCTGTAAGATTAGACGATAACCTTTATTTTGTGCAGTTGAATAGATTAAAGACTTATAAAGTTATTTTTAGTTCCAAAAAGATCTATATACATTCACTTCTCAATATTTACAAAGCTATGCCCTGGATTTTATTCACTAAAGCTGAGATATTTTTTGATATGCATGGAATAGTTCCAGAGGAAGAATTGTTTAGTGGTAGGTATTATAAGTCTTTTGTTTTAGGTCTTGTACAGAAACTTTTTTTTAGGATTAAGAAGAATATTAATATCATTTATGTAACTCAATCAATGAGAGATTATATGAGAAGAAAATATCGTTTTTCGGCTAATGATTTCATCGTTCCTGTTTTTCCTGATAACTTGATCAATATTGAGATTGATGAGAATAAAGTCAATAGCGTTAAAGAAAAGTTTAGAATAAAAGATGATGATGTAGTATTTATATACTCCGGTAATGCTCAAAAATGGCAAAATATCCATTTAATGTTGGAAACGATCAAATTAATTGCCACCAATGATAGATACAAGTTTATTATTTTAACGGGAGAGTATGAAAAATTCAAAAATCTATTAGAGAGTTATGGCTTAAAATCCAATGAAAATATCTTTCTCGAATCTGTTTTACCAGAAGAACTTTCTTCTTACTACAAGCTGTCGCATTATGGATTTTTATTAAGGGATAAACATGTTTTGAATAATGTAGCCTGTCCCACTAAAGCTATCGAATATTTAACATATGGAATAATCCCTGTTGTATTAGAAGAAAATATTGGAGATTTCAATAGTTTTGGTTATGAATATATTCATATTGATGATTTAAAAAAATTGAACCTTGAACCAAGAAAGTCAACTAAAAATATTGAAATTGCAGTTTCGCTAAAAGAGAAAAGTGATATAGATAAACTTGAACGAAAGCTAAAAGCTTCTTGTTAA